A window of Cryptomeria japonica chromosome 3, Sugi_1.0, whole genome shotgun sequence contains these coding sequences:
- the LOC131078348 gene encoding probable protein phosphatase 2C 24: MLGEMWGFDSRCKQSSLVLSGFVRGTLTQGNGCYQHHCRNKTLEIVVEEPKQQKTTPPSRPSKGLALPSANNESISLLLRNLCPPHGTMSVIGRRREMEDVVAGVPSFFSLPKPTVLLQNSLTRFAAPAPTPLHFFGVYDGHGGSQASIYCKNRFHKDLAEKLRDASSFSRDLSYWNQVMSARFMKMDMAVGGMCPNGGCSSNADVQMISDCCRNPVAPENVGSTAFVSPTQFVIANCGDSRAVLSRGGKVIPLSNDHKSEREDEMGCIEAAGGHAIYWNGYPVGGFLAMSRAPGVRFLKRYVISEPKVTCTEQTNEDQCLILASDGLWDVLSNDIVCEVARKCLAGFRPHCSKGITEDTPVGAAAALLTKLAGLNILNPRLNQDSTYKYFEIILPDGKVSIDPCHSAYFMDVVFKSSCVGQGGVFFEPPRSGVLGEFMLGKVIEEDVFNSDLIWSRRIRSVREQEFAKLKSCRLSAM, translated from the coding sequence ATGTTGGGTGAGATGTGGGGATTTGATTCTAGATGTAAGCAATCATCACTGGTTCTCTCAGGGTTTGTTCGAGGGACCTTAACACAAGGCAATGGATGTTACCAACATCATTGTCGAAACAAAACGCTAGAGATTGTTGTTGAGGAGCCCAAACAACAGAAAACTACTCCACCAAGCAGGCCTTCAAAGGGCTTAGCTTTGCCCAGCGCCAACAACGAGAGTATAAGCTTGCTATTGAGGAACTTGTGCCCTCCCCACGGGACCATGTCAGTCATTGGTAGAAGACGTGAAATGGAAGATGTTGTTGCAGGTGTGCCTTCATTCTTTTCTCTGCCCAAGCCCACAGTACTGTTGCAAAATAGCCTTACTCGATTCGCAGCCCCTGCGCCTACTCCTCTCCACTTTTTTGGTGTCTATGATGGCCATGGCGGATCGCAGGCTTCAATATATTGTAAAAACCGTTTTCATAAGGATCTAGCTGAGAAGTTGAGAGATGCATCTTCATTTTCCAGAGACTTAAGTTATTGGAACCAAGTCATGTCTGCTCGCTTCATGAAAATGGATATGGCAGTTGGAGGTATGTGTCCAAATGGAGGCTGTAGTAGTAATGCGGATGTACAAATGATTAGTGATTGCTGCCGAAATCCAGTTGCACCTGAAAATGTGGGTTCTACGGCTTTTGTGAGCCCAACTCAATTTGTTATTGCAAATTGTGGGGATTCCAGGGCAGTGTTATCAAGGGGAGGCAAAGTAATCCCTTTGTCTAATGACCATAAGTCCGAACGAGAGGATGAAATGGGCTGTATTGAAGCTGCTGGCGGACATGCTATTTATTGGAATGGATATCCTGTGGGAGGCTTTCTCGCAATGTCCAGAGCCCCAGGAGTTCGATTCTTGAAACGGTATGTGATATCTGAACCTAAAGTAACATGTACAGAGCAGACTAATGAAGATCAATGCCTCATTCTTGCTAGTGATGGATTATGGGATGTTCTATCAAATGATATTGTTTGTGAAGTTGCTAGAAAATGTCTTGCTGGATTTAGACCTCACTGTTCAAAGGGTATTACAGAAGATACTCCTGTTGGTGCAGCAGCTGCTCTTCTTACAAAATTGGCAGGACTAAACATTTTGAACCCCAGGTTAAATCAGGATTCAACctacaaatattttgaaataattctTCCTGATGGAAAAGTCAGCATTGATCCATGCCACTCTGCATATTTTATGGATGTCGTGTTTAAGAGTTCTTGTGTGGGTCAAGGGGGAGTATTTTTTGAACCTCCTCGAAGTGGTGTTCTAGGTGAATTCATGCTCGGTAAAGTAATTGAAGAAGATGTTTTTAACTCTGATTTGATTTGGAGTAGGCGTATCCGTAGTGTACGTGAACAAGAATTTGCAAAATTAAAATCTTGCAGATTGAGTGCAATGTAG